One genomic segment of Tripterygium wilfordii isolate XIE 37 chromosome 9, ASM1340144v1, whole genome shotgun sequence includes these proteins:
- the LOC120006392 gene encoding protein FAR1-RELATED SEQUENCE 5-like isoform X4 produces the protein MEFRVDGDFNGEMVTNCIALEENRGDDGIELVENTIEVPLHQNHEEKIEQDCSEDSIPDAIPAVSGPQADEPYVGQEFESEAAAHAFYNAYATRVGFVIRVSKLSRSRRDGTAIGRALVCNREGYRMPDKREKILRQRAETRVGCRAMILVRKVSSGKWVVTKFVMEHTHPLTPGKGRRDCIYSQYPVATVKNLLLPLARAG, from the exons A TGGAGTTCCGGGTTGACGGAGATTTTAATGGTGAAATGGTGACTAATTGCATTGCATTGGAGGAGAATAGGGGAGACGATGGAATTGAATTGGTTGAAAATACAATTGAAGTTCCCTTGCATCAGAATCATGAGGAGAAGATTGAGCAAGATTGTTCTGAAGACAGTATCCCGGATGCAATTCCAGCCGTATCAGGACCTCAAGCCGATGAGCCCTATGTGGGACAAGAGTTTGAATCTGAAGCAGCGGCTCATGCATTTTATAATGCATATGCCACTCGAGTGGGATTTGTCATCCGTGTTAGCAAACTATCTCGATCAAGGCGTGATGGAACTGCAATCGGTCGGGCACTTGTGTGTAACAGAGAGGGATACAGAATGCCTGACAAGCGTGAAAAAATTTTAAGACAGAGGGCTGAAACCAGAGTGGGTTGCAGGGCAATGATTTTGGTCAGAAAAGTGAGTTCTGGTAAATGGGTTGTGACAAAGTTTGTGATGGAGCATACTCATCCCTTGACACCTGGTAAAGGTCGAAGGGATTGCATTTATAGCCAGTATCCG GTTGCAACAGTCAAGAATCTTCTCTTGCCCCTTGCAAGGGCAGGCTGA
- the LOC120006392 gene encoding protein FAR1-RELATED SEQUENCE 5-like isoform X3, with protein MEFRVDGDFNGEMVTNCIALEENRGDDGIELVENTIEVPLHQNHEEKIEQDCSEDSIPDAIPAVSGPQADEPYVGQEFESEAAAHAFYNAYATRVGFVIRVSKLSRSRRDGTAIGRALVCNREGYRMPDKREKILRQRAETRVGCRAMILVRKVSSGKWVVTKFVMEHTHPLTPGKGRRDCIYSQYPNCILVYKCSMEVHGMMIL; from the exons A TGGAGTTCCGGGTTGACGGAGATTTTAATGGTGAAATGGTGACTAATTGCATTGCATTGGAGGAGAATAGGGGAGACGATGGAATTGAATTGGTTGAAAATACAATTGAAGTTCCCTTGCATCAGAATCATGAGGAGAAGATTGAGCAAGATTGTTCTGAAGACAGTATCCCGGATGCAATTCCAGCCGTATCAGGACCTCAAGCCGATGAGCCCTATGTGGGACAAGAGTTTGAATCTGAAGCAGCGGCTCATGCATTTTATAATGCATATGCCACTCGAGTGGGATTTGTCATCCGTGTTAGCAAACTATCTCGATCAAGGCGTGATGGAACTGCAATCGGTCGGGCACTTGTGTGTAACAGAGAGGGATACAGAATGCCTGACAAGCGTGAAAAAATTTTAAGACAGAGGGCTGAAACCAGAGTGGGTTGCAGGGCAATGATTTTGGTCAGAAAAGTGAGTTCTGGTAAATGGGTTGTGACAAAGTTTGTGATGGAGCATACTCATCCCTTGACACCTGGTAAAGGTCGAAGGGATTGCATTTATAGCCAGTATCCG